A genomic region of marine bacterium B5-7 contains the following coding sequences:
- a CDS encoding putative beta-barrel assembly-enhancing protease: MDNFMRRFATWVLGCTLFTALTAAPLPDLGGSGGLINQHQAKNMGADFMRQVRQQLPLVHDPLITDYIQRLGNYLVTHSPAKGQHFHFFVVDDDSVNAFAGPGGYIGVNAGLITTAKNESELASVMAHEIGHVVQHHLQRMTRQAKLQAIPAMVAALAGFAAGGQAGTAAVYSAAAAHQTSMLTYSRDYEREADQVGQETLNNSGYDPHAMPIFFYRMQESTQFYPEPPPFLSSHPVTSDRIADSKTRADKLARKRIQAPKNTGFYFVKTLLTTRHSQNLHDTLSHYMKTDNIYGQAITEVRLHRLLPAKKQLIQLHQQAPKNVFYAISLARIDLQQQQEKVALSRLSKLQSSPAVAETKIQALSLMPQTADTLKQIRHLVAKYPQQLSLLQSLAQAEANAGHKADAYFYQGLLAKRLGNKAQAAMLFNRALKQTDLTPDLQQQIRTYLTKEKKHDGR, translated from the coding sequence ATGGATAACTTCATGCGACGTTTCGCGACCTGGGTGTTAGGATGTACCCTCTTCACTGCACTTACTGCAGCACCGTTACCTGATCTAGGTGGCAGTGGCGGCCTTATCAATCAACATCAAGCAAAAAATATGGGCGCTGATTTCATGCGCCAAGTTCGCCAACAATTACCGCTCGTACACGATCCACTGATTACTGACTACATTCAACGCCTGGGCAATTATTTGGTCACACATAGCCCCGCGAAAGGCCAGCATTTTCACTTCTTTGTCGTCGATGATGACAGCGTGAATGCCTTTGCTGGCCCCGGTGGATATATTGGCGTGAATGCAGGTCTCATCACGACCGCAAAAAATGAATCCGAACTTGCCAGCGTGATGGCACATGAAATCGGTCACGTTGTTCAACATCATTTGCAACGCATGACACGTCAAGCAAAACTACAAGCGATCCCCGCCATGGTAGCGGCCCTTGCTGGCTTTGCCGCGGGTGGACAAGCAGGTACAGCGGCGGTTTATTCTGCGGCTGCCGCTCATCAAACTAGCATGCTCACTTATTCTCGTGATTATGAACGCGAAGCTGACCAAGTCGGCCAAGAAACCTTAAACAACAGCGGTTACGATCCCCATGCCATGCCGATATTTTTCTACCGTATGCAAGAAAGCACACAATTTTATCCAGAGCCACCACCTTTTTTAAGCTCTCACCCTGTGACTAGCGATCGTATCGCGGATAGTAAAACACGTGCAGATAAACTCGCAAGAAAACGTATTCAAGCGCCGAAAAACACAGGCTTTTATTTTGTAAAAACCTTACTTACCACTCGCCATAGTCAAAATCTTCACGATACCCTCTCGCATTATATGAAAACGGACAATATCTACGGGCAAGCCATCACAGAAGTTCGCTTACATCGTTTATTACCCGCAAAAAAACAATTAATACAACTGCATCAACAGGCACCTAAGAATGTATTTTATGCCATTTCATTAGCACGCATTGATCTGCAACAACAACAGGAAAAAGTGGCCTTATCTCGTTTAAGCAAGCTACAATCCTCCCCGGCTGTCGCAGAAACAAAAATACAAGCTTTATCCTTAATGCCGCAAACGGCAGATACCTTAAAACAAATACGCCACTTAGTCGCGAAATACCCGCAGCAATTATCATTGCTACAATCACTGGCTCAAGCCGAAGCCAATGCCGGTCATAAAGCAGATGCCTATTTTTATCAGGGTTTATTGGCCAAACGTTTAGGCAACAAGGCACAAGCGGCCATGCTATTCAATCGTGCCCTCAAACAAACTGATTTAACACCCGATTTACAACAACAGATCCGAACATATCTAACGAAGGAGAAGAAACATGATGGAAGATGA
- the nhaP.2 gene encoding sodium:proton antiporter translates to MLLYHIAVILLALAVGIGYINHRYIKMQSTIAITSGALLISLILIVLRQFGLTHAEVHAAQLIEKIDFNKLLLNGMLSFLLFAGALTVDLEDLKKQKWEVGVLAGFSTLASAALIGLGAYGLSHLLGLHLPILYCFLFGALISPTDPIAVLATLKEIKAPKNIHTLIAGESLFNDGMGIVLFLTLYQVAFAETAPTWQGTAWLFCQETLGGLLYGYILGLVSYRLIAAIDDHKLEILLTVVAVTAGYLGAECLNVSGPLAMVVCGIFLGNRKGDYFMKKQTREYLDTFWECIDELLNALLFLLIGLECLTLHLTHTALIAAVLTIPLALFVRWLTVSIPVASFRKRNAYPTYTIRLLTWGGLRGGLAVAMALALPDTSERGLVLAMTYAVVVFAVIVQGLSAKKLVEKISG, encoded by the coding sequence ATGCTTTTATACCACATCGCCGTTATTCTATTAGCTTTAGCCGTCGGCATCGGTTACATCAATCACCGTTACATCAAAATGCAATCCACCATTGCCATTACTTCCGGCGCCTTGCTTATTTCATTAATTCTTATTGTGTTACGCCAGTTTGGTCTTACGCATGCTGAGGTTCATGCCGCACAACTCATTGAAAAAATCGACTTCAACAAACTACTTCTCAACGGCATGCTGAGTTTTTTATTGTTTGCTGGTGCGCTAACAGTCGACTTGGAAGATCTTAAAAAACAAAAATGGGAAGTCGGTGTGCTCGCTGGATTTTCCACCCTCGCCTCTGCCGCACTTATCGGTTTAGGCGCCTATGGGCTTAGCCACTTGTTAGGGCTACACCTGCCGATTCTGTATTGCTTTTTATTCGGTGCCTTAATCTCACCAACCGATCCCATTGCGGTGCTCGCCACACTCAAAGAAATTAAAGCACCGAAAAATATTCATACCCTCATTGCCGGCGAGTCTTTATTTAACGATGGTATGGGTATCGTCTTGTTTTTAACGCTATACCAAGTCGCTTTTGCAGAGACAGCGCCGACCTGGCAAGGGACTGCCTGGTTATTCTGCCAAGAAACGCTAGGCGGCTTACTTTACGGGTATATATTAGGGTTAGTGTCATATCGTTTAATTGCAGCCATTGACGATCACAAGTTGGAAATATTACTCACGGTGGTTGCCGTCACGGCAGGTTATTTAGGCGCTGAATGTTTAAACGTTTCTGGCCCACTTGCTATGGTTGTCTGCGGGATTTTCTTGGGCAATCGCAAAGGCGATTATTTCATGAAAAAACAAACACGCGAATACTTAGATACCTTTTGGGAATGCATCGATGAATTGCTTAATGCATTATTGTTTTTGCTAATCGGTTTAGAATGCTTAACGCTGCATCTCACTCACACCGCCTTAATCGCCGCCGTCTTAACGATTCCATTGGCCCTATTTGTACGCTGGTTAACAGTCTCCATTCCAGTAGCATCCTTTAGAAAACGTAATGCCTACCCCACCTACACTATTCGATTACTGACGTGGGGTGGCTTACGCGGTGGGTTAGCCGTCGCCATGGCGCTAGCATTGCCAGACACGTCTGAACGCGGCCTAGTTTTAGCCATGACCTATGCGGTTGTGGTGTTTGCGGTGATTGTACAGGGTTTATCTGCGAAGAAGTTGGTTGAGAAAATTTCGGGGTAA